From the Colletotrichum lupini chromosome 1, complete sequence genome, the window tataataagaacttagagctcttatttaagttataagcgattttttatatatttataactaaaataataaaaagtaaattacaagtagagatctttaaagagcttattaattaaattaataagttaataaaaacctagttaaataagggaactaataaataaaaagttaaatatttttatattatagtttagtacgtattaaaagtaaaaataaccctatactaagtatttaaaaattacgagacgctctatttaaagctaagatttagctttaatattaaaataagaatactatactaaacctatttttaagtatacgacggcccttattaataatattaagtcgattaaatatataataaaaaaagaaaagaggttaaatatagtaatcgttagtaaggaggcttagattcgttaaataaatagagatttaacttataaatagggtaattggaaaagtaatattatatttataaaaaggatagatattaattaagtaattactttaaaaaagagcgtactaaattatataaatagtatagaaagttaagagtaataaatagtaaaactagcccttattagtttagttaattccttattatatataagggtaaatccgggggtatagaacttaataaaagtagttaaaatagtagcttagAGTATCcgccccttataaaatattcggaaaataaagaagattttaccctttatactaacgaattagattataataaaatcgacgatattaactactctttttttacctcgttagcttctaaaggatatataaaactaaataaataaaaaatagtaaaagctcttaataagtaagcttttatttataaatagtaagggaaagtcccttagataacggatatagaggcggctaaaagggcgaatttaataaggctaaagcctatttttttaatacttaaagagaagacgctacctctcttaatatttaaaaaaaagaatataatattaactaaatctaggggtagctaaaggggtcctttttatattatttaaattctttaaatactaagctcgtataagtattttatataagtaaaaagtatagcttaaataatttctataaagttattttaaatattagggtattataatagttaataagaggaaaaaggtaattctaaatattataaaagatcgtattaataatacttaatacgttaataataagtattataaggattaactttagtttaagtaaggaaatcgttaccctaagtataataaaaatagaaatatacttcggaacgataactttttatattttacttattaataccctattctttttatatctaaaaaatatagattaactaggtattatatttaataatacgaggaatagaatctttagtaataagtattttaaaatagttaaataacgatgggggtatacgtttataaggcttattaataatacgaagttaattaattacttaacggaaagtaagtttaaatagctatactaGAAATTTAGGTactcgttagttacgaggctatataacttcttaaagtaattaagtaataataatattaaaataggggcgttagagtagttaataaaaatatattattaatactaaataaatgcgcagagcctatatagatttaaatctaaattacgtaataagcttaattataattaggaaatcgttattaatatcttttatttaaatagttagctagtcctatatataattaacgtagctatatccttttaagtagggtaattcctttaggatttataaataaaaatagtataaatagccttataaaaagaatagatcgatatatactaaggactattaaacggtattaaaaccgatattaatattagttttaaattaataaaatttaaaaaaaatacgacggctaatagtatttagttaaaggttatacttattaaagcgtattatagtattaaaaaggtaaaaagggtatattagtaattaaaaagggcgtttaaaattattaaaaaaaaaatccggattttaataacgacgaatgcttttaaatagtacttaaatactataataatactatagggcttaacggacttatactaacgctattagtatttaaagcgtatttaaaaacgaccttagttttattattattactaaatataagctaatgagcttaagtaattaaaaaagtaatagaagtattatataaaataagcgtaaaaaggtaagttaacgaagtaattattatacgtaataagcgtaatatagggggtaatttaaatatattattaaattcggatatataagtatagtacgaaattacttaataataggctaggttatataaattgatttttattaataagcgattttgtatagttataagggatcgtaactagccccttaaggtattaattataataattaaattatattatatagatcttagtaaggtaatttttaattcgtaaaaaaagaaagagctaaaaaaaacgatataacccgtagtaaaggtataagaaattatccttaataaaattgttataatagtattaataaataacgaggaagaggaaattattaaaagggtattaatattactaataaaacgtTACGGAAGgctacgatagtaagccctaatataataatttattattaataacgaggtaattaatactttttatataataaaaaagaaagctaatttcgagctaataattaaattacgtaaaaaaggcgtaattataattattaaaaagctatataaaagattagatcttattaaagtaaatactttttataatcgaggggtctattaatttattttttataacttagagaagtatataaacttttatatatttaaattataaatagtttataaaattaaagggaaaagaatactttagttatataagaagtctaagtatataatttaggggtacggcgatattaaaaaggcgacgctatttatataattacttattatatagcgctataactaacggttaataatagtattaatagtattattataaaaaaagggatataagatttagagctataatattacttaggcctatacttaattagttatagggcttataaagaaaatcctagcctatttactaaaagaaatagctagtaagtacttaaaaagtacgattattaaagtacttaagctactatatatataggcttataaaatcgggtacttattaataagctatatactacgatttttatattaattaattattaatagttatatctacatataactcgtacttactagtctctaaatataaaaataactaatttaaaattattaaaatataaactaacaatatattaggcctatttaatattaattttataaaaaaaaaggataaagagctttaaaaagcgggcttcgtagcaaagctaaaagaggtccttataacgAACGCCCctctagtatttaataataggatttttattattaaaaaagaaactattattttttaataaaaagggtaggacgagaagattaaccttattaatctaaacgtaactaatattaaaaagtaatataaggctaagcttatgcgaggagtatatattacgagtatatattagttaaaagtaatttttaattatattaaggtagtataggctataaatctaactaaataaaatattaaaatacttaataagcaacttaaatagtaataaataaatctcgatcgaggccttgtttattacctaattaaccttacgattaataagctttatatttttattaataagttatttataaataataataaccttattttataattagggtatattgttatcttagttaataagagtataagtaagagcgaatttactatatataataatataatttattacttattaattaaaaataagcgggtaataagaagtatattagtattagaggtttataatatagttaacggcgttaacctttcttacgtaattttaataatactaaagaagattattaattaacttagccttttactaattttaatagttatttatatagattcttatttattatataaatacctcgttaaattagggataacgaaggaaaagaggcttataattaatattatagcccttaggtaattatataaaaggcgcgaaatactcgagatttattaaattaatagtaataataacctcgccgacgtttttataaaaatagtacttaataaggggttagagtaatttataagtaatagaaaagttaacgtataaatagaaaaataagttatataaaaagaataaaaaaaaggggtaaaaggagacgacttaataaacggacccgaggtcgaattatacctctaattataataaataaattaataaaataaaaaaaaagttagtattggattagaagtttaatttaactataatatatagttaattatataagggctaattagggggccctatttaggattatcgtagctagcctaacctacggttagaacttcttttttatacttattatataaatatttatatagtctaattaatctcttcgttaacccacggttcgaactaattaccctataatagggataccaacacgtCCTTCTCTTTAGTAACATTTCGAGTCAAGATCTCGTTATTTGTAACCAAAGCCACAGAGTCGATAGCCCTTGTAAAGGAGTGCTGATGACTCTTGCATCTGCCCCCCAATCAGCATTAGCCCCTATTTCTGATCCCGCATTGCCAGTGATTGTTATCGTACGGGCCACGGTTGGTGCAAGCACCCGAAAACCCACCTCGATCCTGGTATAGAAGAGAATCAGCCACTTACGTTGCTTCAATAAGCGTTCAACAGAACAACCAACAACTGTTTGCGCCGCCAAGCTGCGGGGTTCATTCTGAACAGCACAAACAATCATTTGAGGAATATAAAGCCGCTCGATCCCCCGTTCAGCGGCTTGAGTATGCCCATTCAGCAGGCGAAAAGATAACCCCCAACATCCTCTCTTAATAGACTGGCCCAGACTATTGCTTCCGACATGGCTGAAACGGCATCGCACACAGCAAGCAGTCCAGCTGAGCCAGTCTCAGACCCCGCTGTGTCACCGGCACAAGGCGGAGTTTCAATCGCGGCAGCACCCTTGGAAGTAGATGATAAATCTAGCGTCAGTTGCCTGCAAAAGTGTCCGAGAACAACGAGACGTTCGAACTTACTATTGCAAGACCACCGATGATGCATCTACTATCGACGACCGAATGTAAAGATGCCAAATTCCCTACCCCGCTCCCGAATTACCGTCCAATAAGAGTGATTAGCTGACGAAGGACTCAATTTCTCCTAGCTCTTCATACACAGCCTCTTTGACATCAAGTGTTGTAGACTACCCGGAAGAGTATGGTCGAACATATCATGCTTTCCGGGCAGGATGTAAGTGAGAAATCGAGGATCAAATGTAGCCCGTCCAGCACAACTCACATAACATCCCGACATAAACAGCATACAACTTTCCAAACGATGAGGTACGAATGCCGCAAATCATACCACTATACGGCCTTTCTAACATTGATTGCATGTCAGAGAGAGATGGATCGTCTAGACTTGACGCATACCATGATTTTCAAGGCCATCGGCAACAAGTTCTTCCTCGCCCCCATCAAGGCTGAGGTGACGCACCGCATCCTCGATATAGGAACCGGTACCGGAATCTGTGGGTTGCTTATTGAGAAAGGCTCAATCTTGCATTCTCAGTTTTAACCATGGCTGTTGTCTATTAATAGGGGCCATCGAGATTGCCGACTTGTTTCCAAACGCCGAGGTACATATACATGAACCGTCAACCGCCAAGGCCAGAAAAGCTGACTTAGAGACTATGTTAGATCTTTGGGAACGATCTGAGCCCGATACAACCAGCTTGGTGAGGATTTTGGACACCAGACATAGGCTGTTAATAGCTAATTTAGAACCAGGGTGCCGCCGAACGTCAGATTCGAGATTGACGATGTCGAAAGCGCTTGGGTTGTCAACGAGAAATACGACTTTATTTTCACGCGATACATGGCTGCTTCAATCGCAGATTGGCCGAAGCTGGTCCATAGAGTATATGAGTGGGTTTGAGACCTCCGATTGCCAGGGACTATTAGCCACAGAGTGGATCGCGTCCCGTTCCATAGCAAAGTTGAACTGACGTGGTCGTGTGCTAGAAACCTCGCGCCAAACGGCTGGGCTGAATTCCAAGACATGAGCGTTCTCTACGCGTGCGATGACGGAACACTGACCGAGAAGCATGCAATCATGAAGTGGGACCGTCTTTTCATCGAGGCTTGCAAAATGCTGGGGCGCGAAGACTCCCCTGGCCCCAAACTCGAGGGTTGGGTTCGTGAAGCTCCCTTCAAGAATGTGGTTCACCAGCACTTCAAGATTCCTCTGGGTCCATGGGCCAAGGACGCGCACAACAAGGATCTTGGAATGTGCAATCTTGCTCAAACTCTCGAGGGCCTCGATGCATTCACCTTGAAGCTGTTCATTGGGGTGCTTGGATGGACTAGGGATGAGGTGATGGTGCTGTTAGCCAAGGTTCGCCAAGAATTGAAGAGTGGTGCTTTCCACGCATACCTTAACTAGTAAGCTGGATTTACCGGgagaattaattactttactgACGGAATATAAGCCACGTCGTTTACGGACAGAAGattgaagaggaagaggaagcagCTGCGGAGGACTAAGCTGAAGCATGGTATTGTCGGCATGAGACACGCAGAAAAGGGGAATGGAGTGAGGTGGACTGCAACCGATATAATCAATAGGTTAAAGGTAGTGAATTCTCGTCTGATAGTAATTAGAAGACAAGTATAAAAGCTGAGAATCCATATGCGAGCCCGGTAAAAGAAATGCTGCTTCATTCAACCGACAATCAAAGAATTCAGGTTGCTCGCAACCCGCTAATACGCCAAACACCATGTGAAAAAATGGACCGAAAAACACATGACCTCTACCATCACAAGCTCAACTTCAACCGCCTGGTACACCCGCGCGGATGTTGTCGTACTGACTGTTAGGGTAGCTCAGCTGATTGAGACTCTGGTCCTGGGTGCTCGCGCCACCGAGAGCATTGAAGCTAGTCGCCAGAAGACTTCCACTGTCAGTTCTGTCGCCGCTCGCCTCCCAGAACATGGAACCACCGAGGCCCTTGCCTGTCAGGTATGAGACCTTGGTCCGCACTACGGCTGGGGTGTCATAAGAGATAAGCTCTTTGGCGGCCGGATCGTAGCTGTAGGAGGCAACCGCCGTGGCATCGTACAGCTCGGTGGCGCCCGCTCGGGGAAGAGCCTTGTAGTCCCACACTCCGTTCTCCCAGGAACCGCTCCCGATACCGGTAAACGGCTGGCCGATGCCGTTGGTCTGTTCGAACGAGCGACCGTAGATGGGCATGCCGAGTACGATCTTTGCGGCTGGTACGCCGGCTGCGAGGTAATCGTTGACAGCAGCATCAGTGGAGAATGGCGTCGACGAGGGGTTGCTCGGGTTCGGGTACAAGTTCGCCTGATGGCCGCTATTGGCATCCCAGGAACCGGCATAATCGTATGCCATCAAGTTGAACGCATCAATGACATCAGAGATCGCTTTGAGATTCATGACGTTGTAGTGACTGGGGCCAGCAGGTGAAGCAATAGTCAAAAGGTAGTGATAGCCGGGAGTGTATTGGGCGGCGTAGGAGTCCAGCTCGCTTCTGACTGCTTGGAGCAGGAGTACCATGTTAGCTGCTTCGGTGGCGTCGGCTGGATACTCCCAGTCAATATCGATGCCGTCGAAGCCCCAGTCTTTCATGAGTTTGACAGAGGACTGAGCAAGGAGGGCTCGGCCTTCGGGCGTGCTAGCGGCAGCGGGGAAGTTGGTCGACCATGTCCAGCCTCCAATACTAAGCATGACCTTCATGCGGCGGTTGGCCTTCTTCAAAAGGTAAAGCTGTTTGACGCAGCCGTAGGCGTTCGTGCCGACATCGTTCCAAGCTAGATCCCCAATGAGTCAGCATGTGTCGGTGTTATATCAACAACGAACAACAAGCCTTACAATCAGTAGGATAGTGCTTCTCCAAATCGGCGTAGGTATCGGCAGTGTAACTTTGAGTGGGTTGGAATGTTAGCTCGCCTGTTCCTGCGCTAGTCATCTAGGTCGAGCTGTGAATTGACCTACACTTCACCAGTCGCGCGAAGATTCATGAAGGCATAGAGGACATTGGTGATCTGCGATGCTGGAAGATTCTGGGGCTGATAATTGCGACCGTATATCGCCCTTGAATGATATTAGCTGAGCTCTATCACCTCAGGTCTAATAACAACTTGCCAAATAGTGAAGTAGACTGCATTTGTGTAGCCTTGGAGACCTCGCTCCGTGATGTTCGTCGGCGCCGCCGTGGAGGGGCGCACAGCTGTTGAAAGTATGCCACCCATAGTGATTAATGATTGAAGAAGCTTCATCTTGAAAGCGGTAGAAATTGATCCGTTAAATAATTTGCTAAAGGAGTGAATACGAGAATGTCTCTGCAAGTCAGGTACACGTCACTGGACATGAAGCGATCAACTGATcatattatactaatcgaGTCCGTCGATGTTAGACAAGACGCTATCTACAGTAGTCAGCCGTCAAGCAACAATGTCATTGTTCAAGTCCTGACGTCCAGTCGTCTGGGTGTGACTTGCAAACCCGGTCCATTCCCAGCGAAACGTTACGCGTCTTCAAATGAGGTCGTCAATTTTGACTAGGCTTGTAGACCCCTTAGATCCGTTTCTGCGATTCATTCTTGGTATGTCGGTCTGTGCATGTGCAAAAATTTGAGCGCGTCGTCTGTTTGTCACGTTCAAGTGGTAGCAATGAAGTTGACGATGACCTGCGAGCCTGGCCGCTCAATGTACCATTAACACACCATAGTCTCTTGTACCCACCCAGAGTACTGGTTGCAAGTAACAGCTCGGAGATTCGCTGTGGAATTCTATGTGTCAAGGGAGCGCCAACACCAAAGGTGAGGATTTGGCGATGGTGCCCGGTGAGTGGCTGGGGGCGAGGTGAGGGGCCGGGGCTAATGCAGGTGGTAGCCGACTTTGCTCTGTTAGCACAATAAGAAAAGTCATTGAGATTGGCTGAGTTCTGATATTCTTCAGGACCTACCCTTGAATGGCCATGTGCCTACAATTTGGCGAATGTAGGGCGAATGACCGAGTCGGGGCCGAATGTGACCCTCCACTGCGTTGGTTTATCGCCCGTTTGGGACAGGCCCAATGTGAGCACATGCTTCCTTTCTAGCGAATCCCCTAAAAGCTATAGTCTTCTTATCGCGGTAAAGGAACTATAGGAGAGACTTGTGACGTGTTTCTGCCAACTATCAATTCCATTGAGTGGGTGTTGTCTTTGATAACTCAAGCCAACTTGCACTGCCGAGACAACTGAACAAGACAGGCTGTCAAAAGAGAGACTGACCCGCAACAGAAACAGCCAAACTCGGTTCAGAGTTACCCCGGCCCAAGCACCACATCGAAAGAAATCCTACGGAACTCACCATTCCCTTCAGGAAGGTGAAAATGTGATaaggcggcagcggcacaTCACCCGCTCCGCCCTTTCGTCAAGAACGGCTACATCAGGGGCACCCTTATTGATACTAACACCATCTGAGCAGCTGCCATCTGATGTCTTGCATATTGCAGAGTTGTATCGGCGGTTGACCCCGAGGTTTTCTATGCCATCTGCAATGCCCATGAGGCTCTCTCTAAGTGATATATGATCTGCAACGTTGCAAGTGGAAACCGAAGCAGCGGGTGCTCAAGATTAGGATCTACAAGGAGGAACGAACCACCACTCGACGCCAGGATGATACTCGGGATTTAGGCAACCAGCAACTACTACGACGTTGTGAATGTTGACTACGTCGCAAGTCGCTATCCGGCAATCAATTTGCCACATCTCGTGACTGCCTTAGTCATGGAAGGAAATCGGTTCGGTCCGCACGTTACTTTGGTTTGCAACTGACGTTGACCCCGGCCTTCGGCAGGATATATCGTCGAAGGATCAGAGTGAGGAGGCAGAAGCGCCATGAGTTTATTGTTTCAGCGATTGAATCCCCTGCTGCGAGGCACGGGCAAATTGATTGTTGCATTAGATTTGTCTGGCAAACGCTACTCTCTCACTTGGCAGTTCCCACAGTTCCAGTAGCACGTTGCTCTGCAGCTGCATTTGTTACAGAAGGATCTCGAGTCACTGCAGCTGGCGGATGTTGAGGATGCAAGGCTTCTTGAGCCAGGTTACCAGCATTTTCATCGGCGGCCCCGACCTGTGTCTCGCCACCGGGTTCCACGTCGGCTTGCTTTTCAGCGAGCTCTTTCTGAGCCTTtctaatacgacggcctcgtCTGATGGCCCAGATAGACAGACCCATGACCATAGTGCAGAAGACACCGACACTGAGGCCGATGGCTAGGTTTGCCTCCAGCGGGAGATGTCCGGGGTAATAGCCATCGCCCAGGTAGGTTGTACCACCGTCATAGGATCCGCCTCCGGAGCCCGAACCCGAATCACCTGTTCGACATTGAGATGAGGTAGATGAGCACCAATCCGGCATGACGCTCGTTGACGCGGGGATCTGAGCTCCGTGGCTTGAGAACGGAATCAGATCTTCCGTCTGCGTGCTGCTGAACTTTGTCTTCGCAAAGCCAATCTCTTCATTGATTAGGTCAAATACCATGTAGGAATGTTTGAGGAATGTGTTGCCCAAAGAGTATGGACAGGAAGCAGACGTGTATGTCGATGTGGAATTTTCCGACTGGACTCCAAACAGGCAGTACTCGGAGGCCGACTCGGTCTCCCAAGACCACCCCGAATGGGACCAAACATCTTGAGACACCACGAGGTCGGCAAGAGCTACATTCAACACAGGTCCCTCCGATCCGTACAGCTGCACAGCCAAGCGACCCGTGGTGGTGTTTTCCGTGCAAGGAATAATCGCGTAGCCGAGGTCATCATTCCAGGAAGCGCCAGCCAGAGCCCAAAGATCTAAGGCTATGTCGTCGGGTAGCACTG encodes:
- a CDS encoding TAM domain methyltransferase — encoded protein: MAETASHTASSPAEPVSDPAVSPAQGGVSIAAAPLEVDDKSSTTDDASTIDDRISSYTASLTSSVVDYPEEYGRTYHAFRAGSYNFPNDEREMDRLDLTHTMIFKAIGNKFFLAPIKAEVTHRILDIGTGTGIWAIEIADLFPNAEIFGNDLSPIQPAWVPPNVRFEIDDVESAWVVNEKYDFIFTRYMAASIADWPKLVHRVYENLAPNGWAEFQDMSVLYACDDGTLTEKHAIMKWDRLFIEACKMLGREDSPGPKLEGWVREAPFKNVVHQHFKIPLGPWAKDAHNKDLGMCNLAQTLEGLDAFTLKLFIGVLGWTRDEVMVLLAKVRQELKSGAFHAYLNYHVVYGQKIEEEEEAAAED
- a CDS encoding aspartic proteinase encodes the protein MRTSALFALSGCAATALAQVHLPFSHQPQPKASSNVETKDVADRRSVSATDVYVTDWNYLVNATVGTPPQDISLRVSVQAEHTWVPNAKYCDYYNYSDYYDSSSTRSAYYLDSYSCKYGAFQSNESSTYVNPGTEDFSTRYSAGRAKGEWISDTLGVAGSQISKMVMGYVQSADVLIGVLGLGFNTTGSAQSTASPSSTSNYPTVPERLVQDGLISSPAYSLWLDDSSATSGNLLLGAIDTSKFEGPLLRFSVRTTGSWSTSRRFDTFITSFNGMLLSPDAALSVLPDDIALDLWALAGASWNDDLGYAIIPCTENTTTGRLAVQLYGSEGPVLNVALADLVVSQDVWSHSGWSWETESASEYCLFGVQSENSTSTYTSASCPYSLGNTFLKHSYMVFDLINEEIGFAKTKFSSTQTEDLIPFSSHGAQIPASTSVMPDWCSSTSSQCRTGDSGSGSGGGSYDGGTTYLGDGYYPGHLPLEANLAIGLSVGVFCTMVMGLSIWAIRRGRRIRKAQKELAEKQADVEPGGETQVGAADENAGNLAQEALHPQHPPAAVTRDPSVTNAAAEQRATGTVGTAK
- a CDS encoding glycosyl hydrolase family 18; this translates as MKLLQSLITMGGILSTAVRPSTAAPTNITERGLQGYTNAVYFTIWQVVIRPEPQNLPASQITNVLYAFMNLRATGEVYTADTYADLEKHYPTDSWNDVGTNAYGCVKQLYLLKKANRRMKVMLSIGGWTWSTNFPAAASTPEGRALLAQSSVKLMKDWGFDGIDIDWEYPADATEAANMVLLLQAVRSELDSYAAQYTPGYHYLLTIASPAGPSHYNVMNLKAISDVIDAFNLMAYDYAGSWDANSGHQANLYPNPSNPSSTPFSTDAAVNDYLAAGVPAAKIVLGMPIYGRSFEQTNGIGQPFTGIGSGSWENGVWDYKALPRAGATELYDATAVASYSYDPAAKELISYDTPAVVRTKVSYLTGKGLGGSMFWEASGDRTDSGSLLATSFNALGGASTQDQSLNQLSYPNSQYDNIRAGVPGG